The Lysobacter enzymogenes DNA segment TCGCGTGGCTGACCATCGCCGAGGTCTACGCCGACATCAACGACCCGCAGCCGGGGCTGGCGGCGATCGACGCGGCCATCGCGCTGTCGCCGCGCAAGCCGCAGCCGCAGGACCTGGAACTGCGCGCGCGCGCGTTGCACGTGCGCGGCAACCTGCTGTTGCAGCTCGAACGCCTGCCCGAAGCGCGCGCCGCGCTCGACCAGGCGATCGCGCTGCGCGAACGCCAGGGCGCGCCCGCCCCGACCCTGGCGCGGCTGTACAGCGATTACGGCAGCGTCGTGCTGCACACCTCGGACTTCGCCGCCGCGCAGCGCTACCAGCAGCGCGCGCTGCAACGCCTGGACGCGTCCGGCCAGCACGAGCCGGAGCTGCGCATGGAGATCGAGCTCGGCCTGGCGCGCAGCCTGTACTACCAGAACAAGATCGAAGATGCGGCCCGCCACCTCGGCATCGCCGAGACCATCGAGCGCGAACGGCCCGCGCGCGACGGCCTGGCGGCCTACCAGCTGCGCCGGATCGCGATGATGGTGCGCTACTCGCAGCACCGCTATCCGCAGGCGCTGGCCAACGCCGAGCAGGCGCTGCGGCTGGCCTACCGCGTCTACGGCGAGAACAGCCGGCTCACCGCCGACATGGAGCTGTACACCGCGCTGCTGCTGGACGATGTCGGGCGCTCGCGCGCGGCGCTGGCGCACTACCAGCGCTCGCAGGCGATCGCCCGCGCGCTCAAGCTCGACGACGCCGTGCTCGCCCGCGACGACGTGCGCATGGCCGCGGCCTACGCCAACCTCGGCGACCACGCGCGCGCGCAGGCGCTGACCGACTCGGCGCTGGCGCGGATGCCGGACGCCCCGGCGTACACGATGTACCGGATCATCGCCTACTACACCCGCGGCCTCTCGCTCAGCGCGCAGGGCCGCTATCCGCAGGCCCGCGCCGATTTCCAGCGCTCGCTGGAACTGGCGCGCGGCTACAAGGAGGACGTGTTCTACGGCCCGGCCTTCGTCCAGCTGCGCCACGCCCAGGGCCTGGTCGAGGCGCACCGCTTCGAGGAAGCCGCCGCCGCGCTCGAGGACGCCGAACCGGTGCTGCAGTACCGCGAACTGGAGCCGAAATCGGTCATCGTGCTGCGCTCGCTGCAGGCCGAAGTCGCGCTCAGCCGCGGCGAACTGATCGCCGCGACGCAACGCATCGACGAAGCCCTGCAACTGGCCCAGCGCCACTACCTCGCCGGCACCCTGCCGATCGCCACGGTCGAACTCGCCGCCGCGCGGATCGCGCTGCGCCGCGGCGATGCCGTACGCGCCGGCGAATTGCTGAACCGGGCCGAGCCGCTGTTGCGGCGCGAATTGCGCGCGCCTGCGCCGGCGCTGGCCGACGCCGCGCGGCTGCGCCAGGAGCTGGAGCGCGGCTCCGGGTCCGGCCCTGGGCACGATTCCCGGCACGATTCCGGGCACGACGCCGGCCGCGAATCCCGGCGCGACGCGCGCCAGGACGCGGCGCCCGCGCGCGCCGCGCCGGCGCCGCGCGGAGCCGGCGGATGAACGCGGCCGCTTGCGCCGGCTCGCGCGGCCCAATAAATTTCCATCGGCGATGACGGATTCCGCCGCCGCCCTGCGAACTCTTGATTGTTCCAACTCCGCAGCATGCGATTCGAACGCGCGCCGCGCCCAGGAACGCCATTCACCTCCCCGTGAAAGAGGAATCGACATGCGCACCACCCTTGCTTTCGCCCTGCTGATCGCCGCGACCGCGACGTTCAGCGCCCCGTCGTTCGCCCGCGAGCCGTCCTACCAGGCCTGCAGCCCGCCGTTCTCCGGCCCGCCGTTCTGCTCGCCGCCGTTCAGCCAGGTCGAGCTGTCCACCAACACCGGCAAGCGCGCCGCGACCAAGGCGCCGACCACCCAGGCGCCGCGCTCGGCACCGCAGCCGTCCACCGCCAAGAAGTGATCCGCCGCCGCGGGCGACGGGGCAGCCGCCTCGTCGCCCGGCCATGCCGAGCCGATGACGCCGTCATCGGCTTTTTTCTTGCCCGGCCCGACCGCCTCGCGCTGCGGCCGGTGCGACAATCCGCATCGTCGCCGGCGGAGAGCGCGACGACCGAACGCCGCGGATGCGCAAAGACGATCGATACGGCCGCGACGATCGCCCGGTTCCTTTCGACAAGCTCTCGATGAACACGCCTGCGCCCCAATCCCGTACCTACCTGATCACCGGCATGTCCGGCGCCGGCAAATCCTCGGTCGTGCGCGAGTTGATCGCGCTGGGTTTCGACGCGATCGACCTGGACAGCCCGCAGTGGTCGCATTGGGTCGACGCCGCCGCGGACGATGCCTTGACGCCCGAGCAAGGCCGCGACTGGGTCTGGCGCGAAGACCGCGTCGCCGCGCTGCTGGCGAAGCCGTCGCGGGCCCCGCGCTTGCTGGCCGGCACCGCTTCGAACATGGCGGCGTTCTACGACCGCTTCGACGCCGTCGTCCTGCTCAGCGCGAGCGAAGACTGCCTGCTGCAACGCCTGCGCGAACGCGGCGCCGGCGAATACGGCAGCACCCAGGCGCAACGCGCCGCGGTGCGCGAACTTATCGCGCAGGTGGAACCGCTGCTGCGCGAATCGGCCGACCTGACGCTCGACTCGTCCGGCCCGGTCGCGGCCACCGTGCGCGACTTGCTGCGCGCGCTGGATCTGACCGCCGCGTTGCCGACGCCCGGACGCTAGGACACCATCGTCGCCACCGGGCCGGCCGCGGCGCCCTGCGCGGTGCCGTCCTCGTCCGGCACCGCGGCCAGGAAGCTCGCCGACGGCGCGAAAAACAGCGTGCCGGTGACCGCGCGGCTGAAGTCCAGCAGGCGGTCGTAGTTGCCGGGCGGGTTGCCGACGAACATGTTCTCGAGCATGCGCTCGATCCGCCGCGGCTGGCGCGCGTAACCGATGAAGTAGGTGCCGAACTCGCTCTTGCTGGCGTCGCCGAACGGCATGTTGTCGCGCACGATGCTGAGCTCTTCGCCGTTCTCCTCGATCACCGTCAGCACGTTGTGCGCATACGACGGCTTGGCCGCGTCGTCGAGTTCGACGTTGGACAGCTTGTGCCGGCCGACGATGCGCTCCTGCTGCTCCACCGGCAACGATTCCCAGCCCTTGAGGTCGTGCAGGTACTTCTGCACGATCACGTAGCTGCCGCCGGCGAAATCGGCGTCTTCGGCGCCGACGATGGCCGAATCCAGCGCTTCCTGATCGACCGGGTTCTCAGTGCCGTCGACGAAGCCGAGCAGGTCGCGCTGGTCGAAGTAACGGAACCCGTGCACTTCCTCGGCGCTGGCCACCGCTTCGCCGAGCCGCGCGAGGATCTGCGCGGTCAACTCGAAGCACAGGTCCATGCGTTCGGCGCGGATGTGGAACAGCAGGTCGCCGGGCGTGGACACGGCGCGGTGCTTGCCTTCGATGGCGCGGAACGGATGCAGGTCCGCCGGCTTGGGCGCGCCGAACAAGCGTTCCCAGGCCGCGTCGCCGAAGGCCAGGATGCAGGACAAACGGCCGTCGAGATCGCGGAAACCCACCGAGCGCAGCAGCCCGGCCAGATCGGCGCACAGCGCGCGCACGGTTTGCCGATGCTGCGCTTCCGGGCGCAGGGTCACCACCAGGAACACGGCCGAACGGGTCAGGCCCGCAACGATGGGTTGGGAAACGATGGCTGCCACGGTCTGCCTCTGTGCGCTGCGAAAGGGGCCTGGATTCGACGAATGCGCGACGCGTCCGGCGCGCGCCATCGAACGGCGGATCGGCCGATCATAGCGCCGCAACCGGCGACGGCCGCGCGCCGGCCGGCCCGGCGGTTTGAGCCGCGCGCCCGGGCGATGCTAGATTCGGACCGGACCCGATACGGACAGCGAGCATGCGACAGCGAGGCGACCTTCCTGAATCTGCGCCCGGACCGGCCGGCGCCGGCGAAGACGCGGGCGCGATGGCGCCGGCGTGGCCGCGCGAGCCGATCAGCGCGCAACGCTTGCGCGACGCCGAAGTGGCGCAGGCCCAGGCCACGCTGAAGCGCGAGTTGGTGCGCGTCTACGCGCAGGCTTGCGGGGCGTGCAAGCCCAAGCAATGAAGGCGGCTGCCGGCGTCCAGGCCGGCACACTCGCGGCCCGACACCCGCGCGATCGTGCCCGCTCGGCAGTGCCTGCCCGATCAGGCCCGTCTGATCGTGCCCACCTGATCGTGCCCACCTGATCAGGCTTGCGCGCGTTGCGCCTCGCGCTCGCGCCACAGATCCCCGACCCTGACGAACCCGTAGCCCTGCGCGCGCAGCGCCGGCACCAGCTCGCGCACGATCTCGACGATGCGCGGGCGCGCGCGGCCGTGTTCGTCGTCGCCGTCGTGCAGCAGCACGATCGCGCCGGGATGGGCCTGCGCCAGCACCGCACCGGACACGCAGTCGACATGGCCGGGCGCGTCGGGTTCGAGCCAGTCGCAGGGATCGATCGACCAACCCGCGACGGTGTAGCCGTGGCGCGCGAGCAGATCGACCTGGTCGGCGCGGATTTCGCCGAACGCCGGACGGAACAGGCGCGCCGACAAGGTATCGGCGCCGGCCCGGCGCAGTTCGGCGGCCGCCGGCGCGACTTCCTCGTGCAGCAGCGCGTCCGCGCCCAGGCCGCTGGCGTCGGCGTGGCTCATCGAATGGTTGGCCAGTTCGTGGCCGTCGGCGAGCATGCGCGCGCTCAGCCACGGCACCGCGCGCAGCAGGCGGCCGACGCAGAAGAAAGTCGCCGCGACCTCGAGTTCGCGCAGCGCCGCCAGCAGCGCCGGCGTGGCCTGGCCCGGCCCGTCGTCGAAGCTCAGCGCGATCGCGCGCCGGCGCGGCAGGCCGCGGCCGAGATAGGCGCGCGGGCGTTGCGCGAGGAAAGCGTGATAGTCCATGCGCGCCTCAGCGGGTCATCCAGCTCTTGCGGCCGCCGCGCAGTTCGTCGAGCAGGCCGATCAGGTTGGCCGGCAGCAACAGCGCGTCGATGACGGTGTTGTAGACCGACACCAGCAGCAGGTCGGGCAAGCCCAGTTGCAGGCGTTCGCGCGCGTGCAGCACCGAAACGAAATTGAGCGCGGCCATCAGCAGCCAGTTCAGCGCCGCCACCGCCAGCAGCGCGTGGCTGCGGTAGAACAGCGCGCCGGCGATCAGCAACAGCAGGGTCGGCGCCAGCGCCGACTGCGCCCACAGCAGCCACCACGGCAGCATCTTCATGGTCCGCGCCCACGAGATCCCCCAGGCCACCCGGAACGATTCCAGGCGCCCGCGCGCCCAGCGCCGACGCTGGCGGAACAGCCCCATCAACGTGGTCGGGCAGATCGTGTAAGCGATCGCGTCCGGCGCGTAGGCGATGGAATAGCCGTGGGCGAGCGCGCGCCAGGTCCAGGCGATGTCCTCCACCAGCCACTCGCCCCAGCCGCCGAGTTCGCGGATGACCTGGGTGCGGTGCAGCGAGAACGCGCCGGCGACGACGTTGACCGAACCCAGCTTGCTCTGCACATAGCGGATCGCCGCCAGAGCGCCGATGTGTTCGTAGAACTGCAATCGGTGCAGCCACGACTGGTGGCGGCCGGCCGGCACGATCAGCCCGCAGGCCGCGGCGTGGCGCGGCGACGCGTACAAGGCCTCGACCGCGCTGCGCAGCGCGCCGGGCGCGATCACGGTATCGCTGTCGATCACCGTGACCACGTCCGAATCCGGCGACAGCCGCGGCAAGGCCGCGTCCAGCGCCAGGCCCTTGGCGCCGCCGTTGCGCTCGCGCGCGATGAACTCGTAGCGCTTGCCGCGCGGCTGCGCCAGCCACTGCGCGACCGCGGCGGCGGTGGCGTTGGTGGAACCGTCGTCGACCAGCAGCACCTCGACCGGGCCGGGGTACTCGCTGCGCTCGATCGACTCCAGCGTGCACAGCAGCGAGCGTTCGGGTTCGTTGTAGAACGGCACCAGGATCGACACGAACGGATAGCGCGCCAGCGCGCGCGGCGGCGGCTGCCGCAGCCGCCGCCAGCACGCCCAGCCGGCCAGGAACAGCAGGCAGGCGAACAGGATCAGGGTGGAGAAGCCGACCACGCCGGTCAGCACGAACTGGCTGAGGACGAGGTGGTCGAGCGCGAGCGCGTCGAGGACGAATCGGCCGAAGCCGGGGCGATCGGGAACGAACGTATTGGGCATGGGGCGCGCGCATCCGGCGAACGCGAACGCGGCGGCGCGGCGCTGGCGCGCGCGACGCTGCGTTTCGCAAGGGTCTGGTTTGGCAGACCGGACGCGTCGATACGGGCCGCGCGAAGCGGACCCGCACGCCAGGTGCTGAAGCGGACAGGCAAAGCGGACGAAACGACTGCGGTGGGGGAACGCTTGCGGATGAAACGATTCGCGGGCGTCGTGCATGCGCTGCATCGCGACGGCGATTCGGTTCCAGGCGCCGTCCGCGCGGCGCGAGCGCGATGCATGGCCGCGCTTTCGCAAGCAAGAATGA contains these protein-coding regions:
- a CDS encoding protein kinase domain-containing protein, coding for MTPAQFGRVEELFHQALERPAAERARFLRDNESDADIVAAAERLLACDDDAAPDPVSECLTQVAREVPLRSIGPYRLLRELGVGGMGAVFLAERDVAGRVQQVAVKLLHGIGTAHNKRRMERERAMLAGLNHPNIARHIDGGESAEGQPYLVMDYVEGPLLPQYLAEAKPSLPQRLKLYLSLCDAVQHAHQRLVLHRDIKPSNVAVRADGAPVLLDFGVGALLEEGDNPTHPPTRAFTPGYSAPEQYRGQTETMATDVFGLGALLFDLLTGQRLSTLYRGDATVPAPSASVADPSLRHLLRGDLDRIVRKATATDPELRYRTVAALMDDIQRYLQGLPISAAPDRLWYRVGKFVRRNRVAVAASAMLAVAGTLAVWQLNNERQRALAAERAAETEAANAKASRDFLASVLAETSPEAVRGQPITIATLLTNAAARLQTDRSQSERTRLVAWLTIAEVYADINDPQPGLAAIDAAIALSPRKPQPQDLELRARALHVRGNLLLQLERLPEARAALDQAIALRERQGAPAPTLARLYSDYGSVVLHTSDFAAAQRYQQRALQRLDASGQHEPELRMEIELGLARSLYYQNKIEDAARHLGIAETIERERPARDGLAAYQLRRIAMMVRYSQHRYPQALANAEQALRLAYRVYGENSRLTADMELYTALLLDDVGRSRAALAHYQRSQAIARALKLDDAVLARDDVRMAAAYANLGDHARAQALTDSALARMPDAPAYTMYRIIAYYTRGLSLSAQGRYPQARADFQRSLELARGYKEDVFYGPAFVQLRHAQGLVEAHRFEEAAAALEDAEPVLQYRELEPKSVIVLRSLQAEVALSRGELIAATQRIDEALQLAQRHYLAGTLPIATVELAAARIALRRGDAVRAGELLNRAEPLLRRELRAPAPALADAARLRQELERGSGSGPGHDSRHDSGHDAGRESRRDARQDAAPARAAPAPRGAGG
- a CDS encoding AAA family ATPase → MNTPAPQSRTYLITGMSGAGKSSVVRELIALGFDAIDLDSPQWSHWVDAAADDALTPEQGRDWVWREDRVAALLAKPSRAPRLLAGTASNMAAFYDRFDAVVLLSASEDCLLQRLRERGAGEYGSTQAQRAAVRELIAQVEPLLRESADLTLDSSGPVAATVRDLLRALDLTAALPTPGR
- a CDS encoding Dyp-type peroxidase — translated: MAAIVSQPIVAGLTRSAVFLVVTLRPEAQHRQTVRALCADLAGLLRSVGFRDLDGRLSCILAFGDAAWERLFGAPKPADLHPFRAIEGKHRAVSTPGDLLFHIRAERMDLCFELTAQILARLGEAVASAEEVHGFRYFDQRDLLGFVDGTENPVDQEALDSAIVGAEDADFAGGSYVIVQKYLHDLKGWESLPVEQQERIVGRHKLSNVELDDAAKPSYAHNVLTVIEENGEELSIVRDNMPFGDASKSEFGTYFIGYARQPRRIERMLENMFVGNPPGNYDRLLDFSRAVTGTLFFAPSASFLAAVPDEDGTAQGAAAGPVATMVS
- a CDS encoding polysaccharide deacetylase family protein, whose protein sequence is MDYHAFLAQRPRAYLGRGLPRRRAIALSFDDGPGQATPALLAALRELEVAATFFCVGRLLRAVPWLSARMLADGHELANHSMSHADASGLGADALLHEEVAPAAAELRRAGADTLSARLFRPAFGEIRADQVDLLARHGYTVAGWSIDPCDWLEPDAPGHVDCVSGAVLAQAHPGAIVLLHDGDDEHGRARPRIVEIVRELVPALRAQGYGFVRVGDLWREREAQRAQA
- a CDS encoding glycosyltransferase family 2 protein, whose translation is MPNTFVPDRPGFGRFVLDALALDHLVLSQFVLTGVVGFSTLILFACLLFLAGWACWRRLRQPPPRALARYPFVSILVPFYNEPERSLLCTLESIERSEYPGPVEVLLVDDGSTNATAAAVAQWLAQPRGKRYEFIARERNGGAKGLALDAALPRLSPDSDVVTVIDSDTVIAPGALRSAVEALYASPRHAAACGLIVPAGRHQSWLHRLQFYEHIGALAAIRYVQSKLGSVNVVAGAFSLHRTQVIRELGGWGEWLVEDIAWTWRALAHGYSIAYAPDAIAYTICPTTLMGLFRQRRRWARGRLESFRVAWGISWARTMKMLPWWLLWAQSALAPTLLLLIAGALFYRSHALLAVAALNWLLMAALNFVSVLHARERLQLGLPDLLLVSVYNTVIDALLLPANLIGLLDELRGGRKSWMTR